One part of the Halopenitus persicus genome encodes these proteins:
- a CDS encoding CopG family ribbon-helix-helix protein — translation MTVVSVSMPEELLERIDSFAEDHGYTGRSEVIREASRNLLGEFEDVRLEDRDLMAVVTVLFDYETTSVEERMMRLRHEHEHLVAANFHSHVGAHYCMELFVLEGDLESISAFVGKIRATTDTLSVDYSVMPVDEFGPTTGNGDH, via the coding sequence ATGACCGTCGTCAGCGTCTCGATGCCCGAGGAGTTGCTCGAGCGGATCGACTCCTTCGCCGAGGACCACGGCTACACCGGCCGCAGCGAGGTGATCCGGGAGGCCTCCCGGAACCTGCTCGGGGAGTTCGAGGACGTTCGCCTGGAGGACCGCGACCTGATGGCCGTCGTCACGGTGCTGTTCGACTACGAGACCACGAGCGTCGAGGAGCGGATGATGCGACTGCGTCACGAACACGAGCACCTCGTCGCCGCGAACTTCCACAGCCACGTCGGGGCCCACTACTGTATGGAGCTGTTCGTTCTGGAGGGCGACCTCGAGTCGATCTCCGCGTTCGTCGGGAAGATCCGAGCCACGACGGACACGCTCTCGGTCGATTACAGCGTGATGCCGGTCGACGAGTTCGGTCCCACCACGGGGAACGGCGACCACTGA
- a CDS encoding Tfx family DNA-binding protein, producing MRSDDDADDPEVVTVGELLDRVGFDADDSVLTRRQAEVLALRERGLKQSAIANRLGTSRANVSSVESSARENVTKARETIAFAEALAAPVRVEIPAETDLYDVPGRVYDACDEAGVKVNRTAPELMKVVGDAAGDAVHGREVRRQLFVTVSSDGTVRVRQP from the coding sequence GTGCGGAGCGACGACGACGCGGACGATCCCGAGGTCGTCACGGTCGGCGAGCTGCTCGACCGGGTCGGGTTCGATGCCGACGACAGCGTGCTCACCCGCCGGCAGGCGGAGGTGCTCGCGCTGCGCGAGCGGGGGTTGAAACAGTCGGCCATCGCGAACCGGCTGGGAACCTCCCGGGCGAACGTCTCGAGCGTCGAGTCGAGCGCCCGCGAGAACGTCACAAAGGCCCGCGAGACGATCGCCTTCGCCGAGGCGCTCGCGGCGCCGGTTCGGGTCGAGATCCCGGCCGAGACCGACCTCTACGACGTCCCCGGCCGCGTCTACGACGCCTGCGACGAGGCGGGCGTGAAGGTTAACCGCACCGCGCCGGAGCTGATGAAGGTCGTCGGCGACGCGGCCGGTGACGCGGTTCACGGGCGGGAGGTCCGACGGCAGCTCTTCGTCACGGTGAGCAGCGACGGAACGGTCCGCGTTCGTCAGCCGTGA
- a CDS encoding TRAM domain-containing protein, protein MADCPLADDCPSFEERIQGMGCQHYGDRGGAEWCQHYDMPIQELKRQPVQPGEEVVVEVDDIHESGAGVGRTDDGFIILVDGVLPPARAKVRIHRVQSNHATAKEVVERLPDDPDADDAAADADAGIDGTDEDEEHDGPGRERLGSRENFWGR, encoded by the coding sequence ATGGCGGACTGTCCACTCGCCGACGACTGCCCCAGCTTCGAGGAACGGATCCAGGGAATGGGGTGTCAACACTACGGCGACCGCGGGGGCGCCGAGTGGTGTCAACACTACGATATGCCAATCCAGGAGCTGAAGCGCCAGCCCGTCCAGCCCGGCGAGGAGGTCGTCGTGGAAGTCGACGACATCCACGAGAGCGGCGCCGGCGTCGGTCGGACCGACGACGGTTTCATCATCCTCGTCGACGGGGTGCTCCCGCCGGCGCGCGCGAAGGTGCGCATCCACCGCGTCCAGTCGAACCACGCCACCGCGAAGGAGGTCGTCGAGCGCCTTCCGGATGACCCCGACGCGGACGACGCGGCGGCGGACGCCGACGCAGGGATCGACGGCACGGATGAGGACGAGGAGCACGACGGTCCGGGTCGCGAACGGCTCGGGAGCCGCGAGAACTTCTGGGGACGGTAG
- a CDS encoding zinc-binding dehydrogenase: MHAVRFAEHGGRDVIEYAEVPDPDPGPGEVLVDVKAGTLNYLDVWTRRGLPGLDLELPHTPGSDAAGVVADVGADVERFATGDRVAVAAGTACGTCEFCRDGDPTLCPDFAIIGEHRPGVHAELATVPAENLVPVPEGVDWTTAAAAPLVFGTAWRMLHTRADVTAGERVLVLGASGGVGHAAVQIAAHAGCEVFATASTEPKRAHAADCGADHVIDYEATDFADRVRDLTDGRGVDVVVDHVGAATYPDSLASLAKGGRLVTCGATTGPNPDAGLNRIFWNQLSVIGSTMATPGELDDVLELVWNGTLEPRIRETLPMSETAAAHRLLEDREGFGKVAVIPDSER; encoded by the coding sequence ATGCACGCGGTCCGATTCGCCGAGCACGGCGGTCGCGACGTGATCGAGTACGCCGAGGTTCCCGATCCGGATCCGGGACCGGGTGAGGTCCTGGTCGACGTGAAGGCGGGCACGCTCAACTACCTCGACGTCTGGACGCGCCGGGGACTACCGGGGCTCGACCTCGAACTACCCCACACGCCCGGCAGCGACGCGGCCGGAGTCGTCGCGGACGTCGGCGCCGACGTCGAGCGCTTCGCCACGGGCGACCGCGTGGCGGTCGCGGCGGGCACCGCCTGCGGGACCTGCGAGTTCTGCCGGGACGGCGACCCGACGCTGTGCCCTGACTTCGCGATCATCGGCGAGCACCGCCCGGGCGTCCACGCCGAGCTGGCGACGGTTCCCGCCGAGAACCTGGTGCCCGTCCCGGAGGGGGTCGACTGGACGACCGCGGCGGCCGCCCCGCTCGTGTTCGGAACCGCCTGGCGAATGCTGCACACGCGTGCCGACGTCACGGCCGGCGAGCGCGTGCTCGTGCTCGGCGCCTCCGGCGGCGTGGGCCACGCGGCGGTCCAGATCGCGGCCCACGCCGGCTGCGAGGTGTTCGCCACCGCCTCGACCGAGCCGAAGCGCGCCCACGCGGCCGACTGCGGCGCCGACCACGTCATCGACTACGAGGCGACCGACTTCGCCGACCGCGTCCGGGACCTCACCGACGGCCGGGGCGTCGACGTCGTCGTCGACCACGTCGGCGCGGCCACCTACCCCGACTCACTCGCCTCGCTCGCGAAGGGCGGCCGGCTGGTCACCTGCGGCGCCACGACCGGACCCAACCCCGACGCCGGCCTCAACCGGATCTTCTGGAACCAGCTGTCCGTCATCGGCTCGACGATGGCGACGCCCGGCGAGCTCGACGACGTCCTCGAGCTCGTCTGGAACGGCACCCTCGAGCCGCGGATCCGCGAGACGCTTCCGATGAGCGAGACCGCCGCGGCCCACCGGCTGCTCGAGGACCGTGAGGGCTTTGGCAAGGTAGCCGTAATTCCCGACAGTGAACGATGA
- a CDS encoding DUF7847 domain-containing protein, protein MAALRSLRPAVGALTRNPILIVLVGLYGLVQLPQFALQQSRPLVAAAVSLGITGLLILFVPFFQGGIIALADEALSGRTGLDAFIAAGKSNYVSLLVAYLAVFAINLVFGFVAFLAGLLVVVFGGAGLLSGSPEMGLATLAIVAIVGLLFALVYLVVNFAIQFYAHAIVLDDADIIAGFKRSVGLVRRNLLSVLGYTAILIAGSVVIGGLSAGASMLLSPQPAALPLPETSLPLLVVAAVVYVVTIAVGGAFYAAYSVAFYRSISGAGIGGGASGVGNSATRL, encoded by the coding sequence ATGGCTGCCCTCCGATCCCTCCGTCCAGCCGTCGGTGCCCTCACACGCAATCCGATCCTGATCGTTCTGGTCGGGCTCTACGGGCTCGTCCAGCTTCCCCAGTTCGCCCTCCAGCAGTCGCGGCCGCTGGTCGCGGCGGCCGTCTCGCTGGGCATCACCGGGCTGCTGATCCTCTTCGTGCCCTTCTTCCAGGGCGGGATCATCGCGTTGGCCGACGAGGCGCTTTCGGGCCGGACCGGCCTCGACGCCTTCATCGCGGCCGGGAAGTCGAACTACGTCAGTCTGCTGGTGGCGTATCTGGCCGTCTTCGCGATCAACCTCGTCTTCGGGTTCGTCGCGTTCCTCGCCGGGCTCCTCGTGGTCGTCTTCGGCGGCGCCGGCCTGCTGTCGGGCAGTCCCGAGATGGGGCTGGCGACGCTGGCGATCGTGGCCATCGTCGGCCTGCTGTTCGCGCTCGTCTACCTGGTCGTGAACTTCGCGATCCAGTTTTACGCCCACGCGATCGTCCTCGACGACGCCGACATCATCGCGGGCTTCAAGCGGAGCGTCGGTCTCGTCCGCCGGAACCTCCTCAGCGTTCTCGGCTACACGGCGATCCTGATCGCCGGGAGCGTCGTCATCGGCGGCCTCAGCGCCGGCGCCTCGATGTTGTTGTCGCCCCAGCCCGCCGCATTGCCCCTGCCGGAGACCTCCCTGCCGCTGCTGGTCGTGGCCGCCGTCGTGTACGTGGTCACGATCGCAGTGGGTGGGGCGTTTTACGCGGCCTACTCGGTGGCGTTCTATCGATCCATCTCGGGGGCCGGTATTGGCGGCGGTGCTTCCGGGGTCGGGAACTCGGCGACTCGGCTCTGA